In uncultured Trichococcus sp., one DNA window encodes the following:
- a CDS encoding phage replisome organizer N-terminal domain-containing protein has translation MQKPSIIADLKQDAKKADAPTSARKEKTLQGKYITERKVDEMAEITWVKLTINMFDDEKIRLIEAMPEADAIIIIWVRLLTLAGKTNDDGRIYIDEDLPYTDEMLATIFNKPLNTIRLALETFKRFKMIDTSEGVILITNWEKHQNVEGMSRVKLQNAERQKRYRDRKKIEQLNIEDLEKRESNVTDTLPVTSHHAIDIEVDIEKDKEKNIKDIMSTKSGKRIYDDTSPYLQLSEYLFSKMLLNNPEAKKPNMQSWADELRKMVELDGRTVEQVKGMIEWSQADDFWKINVLCTKKLREKYDQMRVAANANYKKRKTEKMPEWAETPRDVTETAPDPDQQRAVQERIARLKSSGKNSEAG, from the coding sequence ATGCAGAAGCCGAGTATCATCGCCGATTTAAAGCAAGACGCAAAAAAAGCTGATGCGCCAACATCAGCCCGTAAAGAAAAAACCTTACAAGGAAAGTATATCACAGAAAGAAAGGTGGATGAAATGGCCGAAATTACATGGGTCAAACTGACCATAAATATGTTTGACGATGAAAAAATCAGGCTCATAGAGGCGATGCCGGAAGCCGATGCCATCATCATCATATGGGTCCGGCTACTGACACTCGCGGGCAAAACAAATGATGACGGCAGGATCTACATCGATGAAGACCTGCCATATACTGACGAGATGCTAGCCACGATTTTTAACAAGCCGCTAAACACTATCCGACTCGCGCTCGAAACATTCAAACGATTTAAAATGATTGATACCAGCGAAGGCGTCATCCTAATAACGAACTGGGAGAAACACCAGAACGTTGAGGGGATGTCCCGTGTGAAGTTGCAGAACGCAGAGCGGCAGAAACGCTATCGTGACAGGAAAAAAATCGAACAACTTAATATCGAAGATTTAGAAAAACGTGAGAGTAACGTTACGGACACGTTACCCGTAACGTCGCATCACGCAATAGATATAGAAGTAGATATAGAGAAAGATAAAGAAAAGAATATAAAAGATATAATGTCGACAAAATCCGGCAAGCGGATTTATGACGACACTTCTCCTTATCTTCAACTCTCGGAATATCTCTTTTCAAAAATGCTCTTGAATAACCCAGAAGCCAAGAAGCCAAACATGCAGTCCTGGGCCGATGAACTCCGGAAGATGGTGGAACTGGACGGCCGTACGGTAGAGCAGGTGAAAGGCATGATCGAATGGAGCCAGGCTGACGACTTTTGGAAGATCAATGTCCTCTGCACGAAGAAGTTGCGTGAAAAGTATGATCAGATGCGTGTGGCTGCCAATGCCAATTACAAGAAACGGAAAACGGAGAAGATGCCGGAATGGGCAGAGACCCCGCGTGACGTTACGGAGACCGCTCCGGACCCTGATCAGCAGCGAGCAGTGCAGGAACGCATCGCACGGCTTAAATCTTCCGGAAAGAATAGCGAAGCCGGATGA
- a CDS encoding putative HNHc nuclease — protein MKKRHSKKALDKLLAKAGKEMAEDASRLAQTNDDGSVNRLAEVLAKRTNAYGQTEMIIRMDASIPEYLFDRLVDANGDLFGEFRLFDNRVITAQQRKFINALCRDIARYTGDTIDQVREHRKLEFIHDKGLPYFSTSELAKNCSVSLASQFISYIVDFCLDNDIGLAESPLNYVDDIKHYLIKCLWTRKCALCGKKGQVHHVDAVGAGRNRKKIDHTKHHLMSLCIGCHEESHKIGQQTFMRKHHVVGVIMNQEQYEKLNYKG, from the coding sequence ATGAAGAAACGGCATAGCAAAAAAGCCCTGGACAAACTTCTGGCCAAAGCCGGAAAGGAAATGGCCGAGGATGCATCCAGACTGGCCCAAACCAATGACGACGGAAGTGTTAATCGACTTGCTGAAGTTCTGGCCAAAAGGACAAACGCCTATGGCCAAACAGAAATGATCATTCGTATGGATGCATCCATCCCAGAATATCTTTTTGACAGACTGGTGGATGCAAACGGCGACTTGTTCGGAGAGTTCCGGCTATTCGATAACCGGGTGATCACGGCGCAGCAAAGGAAGTTCATCAATGCGCTATGCCGGGATATCGCACGCTACACAGGAGACACGATAGACCAGGTGCGAGAACATCGGAAACTGGAATTTATCCATGACAAAGGGCTGCCATACTTCAGCACATCGGAGTTGGCCAAGAATTGTTCTGTGTCGCTGGCGAGTCAGTTCATCAGTTATATCGTGGATTTCTGCCTAGACAATGATATCGGTTTGGCGGAGTCTCCACTCAATTACGTTGATGACATCAAACATTATCTGATCAAATGCCTATGGACAAGAAAGTGTGCGTTATGCGGGAAAAAAGGTCAGGTCCACCATGTGGATGCAGTAGGGGCTGGGCGTAACAGAAAGAAGATTGATCACACGAAGCATCACTTGATGTCCTTATGCATCGGTTGTCATGAAGAATCACACAAGATAGGTCAGCAAACCTTTATGCGAAAACATCATGTTGTGGGCGTAATTATGAATCAAGAGCAGTACGAAAAACTGAATTACAAGGGGTGA